The following nucleotide sequence is from Myxococcota bacterium.
CGACGCCTGTGAGTTCGAGGAGCTGGTCATCGAGAACGGCGTCCTGGCGGGACGGCCGATCATCGTCACGACGTTCCTCGCGATTCTGGAGCTCACCCGGCTCGAGGCGATCGGTCTCTATCAGGGCATCGACGAGCGCGGGGTCCCGCGCGGCACCATCCACGTGAAACGCAAGCAGCATCCGGACGATCGCGAGTGGGTCGAGCGCGTCTCGGACCTCATGTAGACGAGGAGAGGGCATGGCCAAAAAGAAGGCGGTAGCCGCCGAGGCGCAGGACGCGACGAACCACGCCGCCGAGCAGTCGGAGAACGCCGAACAGCCCGAAACGGTGGAGGCGTCCGCCGAGAAGCAGGGCGGGAAGAGCGGGAAGTCGAGCGTCGACCGCGAGCAGCAGCGGCGCGTGGTCGAGGCGATCATCCTGGCTTCGCCCGAGCCGATCGCGCCGGCGCGGGTGGCCGGGGTCCTGCCTCGCTGCAATCCGTCCCAGGTGCGCGCACTCGTGAAGGAGCTGAACGCCGAGTACGTCGAGCAGCGTCGGGCGTTCGAGATCTGGGAGGTCGCGGGGGGCTACCAGCTGCGCTCGCTCCCCGAGTTCGCTCCCTATCTGAAGCAGATCCAGAAGACGCGCCCGCTGCGCCTGTCGGCGCCGGCGCTCGAGACGCTCGCGGTGGTCGCGTACCGCCAGCCGGTGACGCGCGCCGAGATCGAGCACATCCGTGGTGTCGACGTCGGGGCCGTGCTGCGCAGTCTGCTCGACCGCCAGCTGGTCCGGATCGCCGGGCACCGCGAGGTCCCGGGGCGGCCGATCGTGTACGCCACCTCGCGGCGCTTCCTCGAGGTGTTCGGTCTCGCGAAGCTCGGCGACCTCCCGACCTTGAAGGCGATCGAGTCGCTGGCGGACGCCGAGGAAGAGGACGCGGCCGAGGGCGCCGAGGGCGAGATCACCGTCGAGCTTGCTCCCGACGAAGAGACCGAAGCAGCTGCCGCCGACGCGGAGGCCGAGGCGGAAGCGCCGGCCGACGCGGCTGCGGAGTCGGCCGAGAACGAGGCGTCGGATCCCGAAGACACGGCGGGGCCGGCGACTTCCCACTGAGCGAGTCGCGCCCGCTCGGTGAGGCGCGCTTGCAGCGGATCCTCGCCGCGGCCGGGGTGGCGTCGCGTCGCGCGGCCGAGGAGTGGATTCGCGCGGGACGCGTCACGGTGAACGGACGGGTCGGGACGCTCGGCGAGCGGGCGGATCCCGCCCGCGACGTGGTCTGCGTGGACGGCGAGCGTCTCACGCCAGAGCCCCTCGCGTACTGGATCGTCCACAAGCCGCGCGGCGTCGTGACCACGGTGCGCGATCCCGAGGGTCGCCCGACGATTCTGTCGCTGCTCCCCGAAGCCGCTGGACGCCTGTATCCGGTCGGTCGCCTCGACCGCGACACCGAGGGCCTGGTGTTGCTCACCAACGACGGTCCGCTCACCCACGCTTTACTCCATCCCTCCCACGAGATCGAGCGCGAGTACGTGGTGCGCGCGCGAGGGGCGATGCGCGAAGGGGCACTGCGGCGCCTGGCCGAGGGCATCGTGCTCGACGACGGACCGACGGCACCGGCGGGCGTCGAACGCGTCGAGGTCGAAGAGCGCTTCACGACCTTCCATCTGACGGTCATCGAGGGGCGCAAGCGCCAGATCCGCCGGGCGCTCGAAGCGCTCGGTCATCCGGTGCTCGGGCTGTGCCGCATCCGGATGGGACCGCTGGTTCTGGGGCGGCTCGCCGCCGGGGAAGCCCGGGTGCTGGCCACCCACGACCGCCGCCGGTTGTTGCGCGCGACGGGACTTGCGTCTCCGCGCACGCGCAAATCGGGCTCGAAGAAGGCGCGTGGGAAGGGGAAACCCGGGGCATCGAGAAAGCCTCGCAAATAGCATCTATCTATTTGATTTCATTGGATTTTTACTGTTAGACTGCTTCGCGAGAGGTGGTCTCGATGCGGTTTCGAACCGGTGATGCGCGCACGTTGTCGGCGGCCCTGCGGCAGGGACGCGGTTGGTGTGTGGGGCTCGCGGCGGCGCTCTGCGCGGCGCCGGCGGGTGCTGCGATCACGGGCGTCTGCCCTGACGGGTCGATCTTCATCGTGCAGAGTGCCGACGCCATCCCGTGCTCCCAGGCGAAGCGCGTCGAGCCGAGTGACGTACCGCCGCTGCAGCCCGAGCGGCTCCCGCGCCCCTACGGTTGGGAGCGCTTCCAGCGCGAAGCGGACCCGAACAACCCGTACAACTTGATCGGGGCCGGCCGCGCTCCGAGTGCACCGCCGCCCGCCCCGACGAATGCGCCGGCGCCGGGAGTCCGACCGCCGGCCGTCGCGCCCGCGCCGGTACCGCAGGTCGCGGCGGTCCCGCCCGCGCCTCCCCAGGCGCGGGGCGTCGACCTCGGCTTGCATCCCGACGAGGTTCGCGATCTCGACGCGATCGTGCAGCTGATGCAGGACGTCGCTCCGGCGACGGTCGCGCGCTACGACGACCGCGGCGCCGCGGTGGCTTCGGTGGCGCTGGCGCATTCGCCCGCCTTCGAACAGCGCCTGCGCGCCGCCTTGCCGGGCGTGACCGGCCCCGTGGTGCTCTTCCGCGCGGTCGCCGACACGCCGGCGAGCTTCCACGGCAACCTCACCTTCGTGCAGGGGCACGTGGCCTTCCACCCGGATCCCGCGAACCCCGCCCAGCTCGGACTGCTCGACGGCCGCTTCGGGCCCCTCTCGGGTGGGGCCCGGGTGCTCGGCTACGCGGTCCTGCCGGCACACCTCGACCCGGCTCAGCCCTTCGACATCTACTGGAACGATCGTCGGGTGACGGCGACCCTGCGCCCCTAGGGCGCGCCGGGCGCGTTTTCTTCGCCGCGGATGCGCGCGGCCACTTCGGCACCGCGCCCCTCGAAGGCGACGCCGCGGGCCTCGGCCCTCGCGAGGATGTCGCGCGCTCGGGCGGTCTGGCCCAGGAAGTCGTAGGTGAAGGCCAGGCGCCAGTGCCCCTCCGAGAAGTCGGGCGCGAGCGCGATCGCACGTTCGAGCAGTGCGATCGCTTCCGCCGGGCGCTTGCGGTAGGTGCGCAAGGTGGCGAGGTCGAAGAGCAGCTCCTGACGGTTCGGCGAGCGCTCGAGGGCAGCTACGAGCTCCCGGTCGGCGGCCTCGAGCCAGAGCGTCTCACCGAAGAGTTCGAAGCGCTTCTGCGCCAGCTTCGATTTCACGAGTGCGGGGCGGATGTCGAGGGGATGGCGCTGCTGGTTGTCGATCATGTGGCCGAAGCTCGCGTCGAGGAGGCGGCGGGCCTGCTGGCGGAGGTTCTCGGCCTGGGGACGTCCCTGGGCGAGGCGCGCTTCGAGCTGCGCCGCGCGTTGCTGCAGTTCCTCGGCCTGCGCGTCGTCCGCCGCGCTCGCTGCCCGGCGCAGGCGCTCGGCGCGCTTCTCGTTTGCCTCGACGCGCTGCCAGTTCGTCGCGTAGCGGCCCGTGTTGCGCAGCACCGCCGCGGCGAACTCGGTGCGCGCCGCCGGATGGTGGGGAGAGGGAAGGGCGAGCCCGCGCTCGAAGCGCGCGAGGCCGGGCGCGTCGGCGCGGGTAGTGTCCGGCGCCTCGAGCAGGTGCAACGCATCGATGGTGCGCGCACTCGCGAGCCAGGGCAGGACGCCGGTCGCGACGACCCAGAGCGTCGTGATCGCCGCCAACCCGGCGAACCCCGCCCCGGGAATCGGGCGCGATGCTGTGGGCGCGGGGTCCGGCGGCATCGGGCGCAGATACGCGAGCAGCCCGAAGAGGGCCAGGTAGCTGCTCGGGTTCTCGAAGACGCCCTGGGTGTAGGCGAAGTGGGCGGCGAGATAGCCGAGGGCCAGCACCGCGACTCCCCGCGGACGCGAGCCGGCGCGCAGGTGCGCGATCGTCGTCCAAGCGGCCGTCGCGAACAGCCCGAGGTAGGCGAGGGCGCCGAACACGCCTTGGGTGGTCAGCGTGTTGAGGAGCGTGTTGTGGGCCTGATCGAACCAGGTCTCGGCGTAGGAGGACGAGGTGATCGCGGGGTCGAAGGCGCTGTTGAAGGCGTAGTAGAAGTTCGCCGTTCCCCAGCCGAACCAGGGCGCCTCGCGCCAGGTCTCCAGCGCAATCCGCCAGACGCGAAACCGGGAGGTGGTCGGGAAGTCGTCCAGGTCGGTCAGCAGGGCGAGGCGCCCGACGAAGGGCAGGTCCTCGAGCCACGGGGCGGCGACGCCCGACCAGAGCAGCGCAGACAGGGCTGCGCCGACCGCCAGTACGCCGACGCCGAGGGCGCCGGCGATCCAGGCGCCCCGCGGCCGTGCGGCGAGCGCCAACGTCGCGGCGCACAGACCGCTGGTCGCGAGAAACACCGCCAATCCGCCGAGCCCGCTGCGGCGCTCGGTCACCAGGATCGCGGCGACTCCCAGGGCCAGACAGGCGGCCCCGGCGCCACGGCCCGCGCGCGTCTTCGACAGGAGCCAGGCACAGCCGCCGAGGAAGACGACGAAGAGTCCGAGGCCCGAGACGTAGAGCGCGTTGCCGAGGGTGGCTTCGACGTGGCTGCCGGGGTCTTCGGTGCCCGGCGCCAGCAATAGGCGTTGGACGACGGCCCACGCCGCGACGCCGGCACCCAGCACGCCCCACGCCCCGCCCACGCGTTGCCAGCGTTCGGGTGTGCGCACGAGATGCGCGAGGGCGAAGTAGAGGGCGCCGAGATGGAGCAGCGTGAAGCTCCCGAGCATGCGCGTCGGGGTATCCCAGAACGAGCGCCAGGCGTCGACACCGGTGGCCGTCGAGACCAGGGCCGAGGTGACGAAGGCCAGCACGGCGGCATCGAGCCCGGTGAAGCGGATCCTCGTGCCGTTGCGCCACGCCTGGGCCGCCCACAGGGCGACGAGCACCGCGGCGAGCGCTCGTAGGAAGTGCACCTTCGGCGTGACGTACGGGTAGAGGACCTGCGCCGAGTACAGCCAGGGCACGAGGCCGAGCCCTGCGGCGACGGCCAGCGCAGCACGCGGCAGCCGCGCTTCGACAGCGTCGGTCGTCAATCCCGCAGGTCCCGCGTGCTCGGCACGGTTTCGCGCGTGGTCCCCTGGGTCGGTCTCACGCGACGCAGCGCGCGAGGAACGCATCGATCACCTGGGTGGCTTCGAGGCCCTCGGGGACGGGGAAACCGTCGAAGCCGTGGGGGGCACCGGGGAAGACCTGGAGTTCGGCCGGACGTCCGGCCGCGACCCAGCGCGGGTACAGGAACAGGGTGTGGTCGAGCAACGGGTCGAGGGTGCCCACGGTGAAGAGCACCGGCGGCGCCTCGGAGAGATCGGCGTAGAGCGGGGACACGTCGGGGTCGCGCAGGAGCGCCGGGTCGGGCACGAAGCAGCGCGTGAACCAATCGATGTTGGTTGAGTTGAGCAGCACCTTGCGGTCGTCGAAGGCCGCATGGCTCGGCACCCCAGAGAGGTCGTAGAGCCCGTACACCAGGTTGGCTCCGCAGAAATGGAAGCCGTGCTTGCGCGGCATGCGCAAGGCGGTGACGGCCGAGAGGTGTCCGCCGGCAGACTCGCCGCCCACCAGGATCTTTGCCGGGTCGGCGCCGAACTCGGCCTTCGCGTTCTCCGCAAGCCAGAGCGCCGCGGCTTCGCAGTCGTCGGGGGCCGCCGGGTACGGGTGTTCGGGGGCGAGGCGGTAGTCGACACTCACGATGGCCAGGCCGAGCTCGTCCGCGCGTCGCTCGTTGGCAACGTCCATCATCGCGGCCTCGCCGATCACCCAGCCCCCGCCGTGGATGTGGAGCATGGCGCCCCGCACTTCGCCCGCCGGGCGAAAGATGCGGACGGGCAGGGGCCCGGCCGGGCCGGGGAGGGTGCGTTCTTCGACGCGGTCCGAGGTCTGGGCCGCCGACATCATCGGGTTGTCGCTGAAGTCCTCGCGTGCCTTCTGCGCCGCTTCCACGGTCGGCTCCTGGGCGCCGGCGATCTCGATGTTCTTCTCCATGAAGTCGACGATCCCGAGCAGCGCCTCGCTGGTGCGCGACGTGTCGAAGTGCTTCGGGTCGAACGGGTGGCTCATCGGGGTCTCCCGGTTGGGTCCTGTAGCGACGGGGTCGTGCTCGGACTGCGAGCGTGGTTCAGGCGCGGCGTTGCTGGAGACGCTGGGCTCGGGCGATCCAAGCCTCGGCTTCCAGATACTCGGCGATCTCTTCGAAACTGTCGGTGGGCCCGCGCCACTCCCAGTCGTCGACGCTGCCGACGGCGGGGCCGTCGGTGACGAGGGTGGCGAGCTTGCGGAAGAGCAGGGCGTCGTCGCGCTGCTCGGCCAGGGTCGCGGCGAGCTTCGCCGCGCCGCGCACCTTGAAGGGCCAATCCGCCGGGTCGGCGGGAATCTTCTCGAGGTGCTGGAAGTGGGCGAGAACGGTCGCCGCCGACTTCGCCCCCCAGCCCGGCAGGCCCGGGAAGCCGTCGGCGGTATCTCCGACCAGGGCGAGGTAGTCGGGAATCGACGCCGGATCGACCCCGAACTTCGCGCGCACGCCGTCGGCGTCGCGCTCCTCCTGCTTGCGCCGGTCGAACTGCACCACGCGCGTCCCGCGCACGCTCTGGCCGAGGTCCTTGTCCGGGGTGCAGATCCAGACCCGCTCTACCCGCGCGTCGGCGTCGGCCACGGCCGCTGCGGCCGCGAGCCCGTCGTCGGCCTCGTACTCGACGAGGGGCCAGACCTGGAAACCCGCCGCGCGCAGGGCGTCCTCGAGCAGCGAGAACTGGCTGTGGAGCTCTTCTTCGAGGCCTTCGCCCGTCTTGTAGCCGTCGTAGAGGTCGTTGCGAAACGACTCCACGACGTGGTCGGTGGCGATGCCCACGTGGGTCGCACCCTCCTCGAGGAGCCCGAGCATCGAACCCAGCACGCCGCGGGCCGCACCGATCTCCTGGCCGTCGCGATTGGTACGGGAGGGGAGGGCGAAGTAGTGGCGGAAGAGCTCGTAGGTGCCGTCGACGGCGTGGACGTGCATGACGTCGGGGAGCCTCGCCGAAGCGGGCGTCCCGCGTCAAGCGGGTCCGTCGGCGTCAGCGCGGGTAGGTCACGTACACCTGGGTGTAGATGAGAGAGCCGTTGGGGGCGCGGGCGATCCCGATTCCGGTGGCGTTGAAGGCCGGGCTGTAGAGGTTGTTGCGGTGGATCTCGGAGGCGATCCAGGCGTGGAGGATCTCCCGGTTCGGTTCACCGCGATCGGTGACGCCGATGTTCTCGGCAGCCAGGGCGAAACCGCGCGCGGCGCCGCGTTCGATACGGTGGAGGGGGTTCTCGCCTTCCGGGTTCTCGTGGGCGAAGAAGCCCCGCTTCGCCATGTCGCGGCTGTGGGCTCTTGCCACGGCGTCGAGGTCGGCCCGGCGTTCCAGGGGAATCAGGTGGCGTCCCTGGCGCACCTGGTTCACGCCGTCGTGGAGTCCGGCTTCGAGCTGGGTGAATCCGTCGGCGCTGGCGCCGAAGGGGGAAAGCCACAGCGCGATCCACATGCCGATCAGGAAGCCGAGGCCCTGGGCGGGCGTGCGCGGCATCAGTTGGTCCTCTGGCGGCGCGGCGATTCGAGGTCGAGCACCGTCGCGTCGAGCACCTGGCGGCGCGTCAGGCGGCCGCCTTCGTAGTGGGACACGACATCCATGCGGCCATCGCCGTTCGCGTCTTCCTCGACGCGGGTGACCTGCTCGTCGGCGTCGTAGTGGGTGACGAGATCGGTGCGGCCGTCCCCATCGTCGTCGCGTTCTTCGCGGGCCAGCTTGCCGCCCTCGTAGAACGCGATGTGGTCGCGGAAACCGTCGCCGTCCTTGTCCCGTTCCAGCCGGGTGATGGTACCGCGTTGGTAGCTGCTCCAGCTGTCGACGTGACCGTCACCGCTCTCGTCCACGCGACGGCCGACCACCTGGCCGTTGCGGAAGGCCGTCCAGGCGTCTAGGCGACCGTCGTGGTCGGTGTCCTCTTCGATCCGGATCACCTCGTGCGAGCTCGGGTCGTACACGACGGTCTTGTCCGGGCGCGCGTCGAAGTTGTCGTCGAAGCGCTCGCGCACGATGGCGCCGTTCTCCCGCTCGATCCAGTGGTCGGTCCGACCGTCGCCGTCACGGTCGACGTGTCCACTGACGGTCTGGGGCTCGGCAGAGACCCGCGGAGTCGGGGGACCGGCCGCGCGCGGCGTGGTGGCGGGGATCGGTGCGCGGCTCGTGATCTGGGGCGCGGGTGCCTGGACCGCTCCTCGCGGAGGTGCTTGGACCGCTCCTCGGTTCCGCAGGCGCGCGAGCTCGTCGGCGATCGAACCGCCTCCCGTCGCAGGAGCCACTGCGCGCGGCGGAAGCGACTGGCTGGGGGCTGCGCCGGGCGCGGGTGCCCCGCGTTCGGCGAGCTGACGCTCCATCTCCTGGAGCTGGGCGGTTTCGTAGTCGACCGCCGGCGGGCCGTGGGTCGGTCGCGGCTGGTCGCCGTTGCGGGGCAGGGCGGGGCCAGGTTCGGGTTCGCCGCGGACCTTCTCGTACCCATACTTGAAAGGAGCGGCCATCACGGCGAAGGGCAGCCCGACGTACTTGAGCCAGAGCGGCTCTTCGTTGACCTGCACGTGGCGCGTCTCTTCGGTCTCGGCGCCGCCGATCATGGTGATGCCACCGCCCGGCGCCGCACCGCTACCGCTGCGGCGGGTCTGGCCGGGCGCCGTCGCGTACTCGGGCGGCGGGACGGCGACGCCGGGCGCCACCGCGCCCTGGGGCACGTGCGCGCCGGCCGCCGAGGGCGGCGTGGCCGGGAGGTGGGGGTTGTGGGGGTTCGCGCCAGCCTGGGGCTGGCCGTAGCCCGCTTCGCGCGGGTGGTAGTTCCCGGGATGGGGCGGGGCCGACTGGCCGGGATAGATGATGCTGGCTCCGGCACCGGTGTTCACGACCGGCGTGCGATCGACGTCGCCTTCGCGGTTCAGCGCCGCCCAGCAGCCGAGCTGGGTGCTCGCGAAGACCACCGCCGTTCCCACGATCCAAGTCCGAGATACGCGCCGCATACGGGTTCCTCCAGGAGACGAACTCCCGCCGTACAGCAGTGCAAGAACCGTGCGAACCCTTGGCAAAAAGCGCGGAGGGCGGATTCCCGCTGCGCGGCGGCGGACCTCGCCCGTCGCTTGCGCTCCGGCTGCCGGTCACCCGGGCCGCAACTGATCGGCAACCGACGCACCGGGTCTTCCACCTCGCGGAACCAGCGTTCCGCGCGACGGCCCGGCTCCAGGGAGCGGGCCTCTGGAGAGTTGCTTCTGGGCAAGGGCGGTGGGGCGGAACAGCAGGCTAGGACGCCGGTTCCGGGGCGTCGTCGTCGCTGCCGATCCGACCGATCGCCCAGGTGGCAGCCAGGCCGAGCCCGATCAGGGCGGCGCTTCCGCCGAGGTGGCTCGCGGTGGGCGTGAAGCGGGCCACGGGCCAGTCTTCGGGGTCGAGATCGGCGACGTTGGCCTCGGTGATCAGGCGTCCGTCGATCACGTCACCGACACCCGGCGGTGTCGAAGCTTGGAAGGGCCACAGGCCGACGATCGCGCCCAGCAGCAAGCCGAGCAGTGCGCCGAGGGTCGCCTTCTCGAAGCGTGCCAGCAGCCACTTCAGCAGGTTGCTCACGCCGACCACGCCGAGGACGACCCCCAGGCCCAGCGGAACGACCACGCCCATGGCCTCGAGGACCAGACCGAAATCGGCGCCGGCCCCGGTGGCGCTGTCGCCGAGGACTCCGCGTTTCAGCTGATCGATGGTGCCGAGGATGCTCTCGTACTGGCCGAGCAGAAGCAGCAGGTAGCCGCCGGAGACGCCCGGCAGGATCATCGCCGATGCGGCCGCGAGCCCGGACAAGAACACGAGCAGCGTGCTCTGGCTGCCACCGCCCGACGCTTCGCCTCCGAAGGCCATCACGCACATCAGCGCGAACGACACGGCCGCCGCGACGTAGACCGGCGGTGTCGCCGGGCGGGCCAGACGCCAGAGCAACGGCACGCCGCCGAGGGTCAGGCCGATGAACAGGCTGTACATGATCCAGCGGTGGTGCACGACGAGATCGCGGATCGTTCCGGCGAGCAGCAGGATGCCGAGCGCCGCCGAAACCACGATCGCGCCCAACAGCACCAGCGACCGCGGCCGGAAATGCAGGGTGGTGACTTCTGCGATGGCCTGGATGAAACCGGGGTAGACACCCGCGGCGAGCAGCATCGTGCCGCCGCTGATCCCGGGCACGAGATTGGCGAGGCCCATCAGGGTGCCGCCGATCACGCCGCGCGCAGCGGCGGTGGCAAGCGGGGCTTCCGCGCGGTCGGCTTCGGGCGCTGCATCCAGAGACAAGAGACGCTCCTTCGGGCGGCGCGATACTCTAGCAGTACGCCTGCGGTGCCGTGGTCGCCGGGAGGGCAACCCATGTGTGGCCGCTTTGCGCTGACGTCGACGCCCGAGGCCCTGGCCGAGCGCTTCGGTCTGTCCGTATTGCCCGTCTGGGCGCCTCGCTACAACGTCGCGCCCGAGCAGACGCTGTGCGCGATTCGTCAGGGCGACGCACGGCCCGAAGCCGTGTCCCTGCGCTGGGGATGGGTACCGGCCTGGGCCCGCGATGCGAACGCCACCCCGCGCCCGATCAACGCGCGTTTCGAGACCGTGGCCGAGAAGCCGTCGTTCCGCGACGCCTACGCCGCGCGCCGCTGTCTGGTTCCGATCGATGGCTGGTACGAGTGGGAGAAGATCGGTGGCGGGCGCCAACCCTACTGGCACGCGGTTCCCGGTGAGTCGCTGCTCGTGGTGGCTGCGCTCTGGGAGCACTGGGAAGGGGTCGACGGGGAGGAGCGCGAGAGCGGTGTCCTGTTGACGGTGCCCTCCGTCGGTGCGGCGGCGGAGCATCACCCGCGCATGCCGCTCGTGCTGGCCCCGGGTTCCGTCGCGCCCTGGCTCGAGGGCGACGAGGCGACACCGAGCCTGGCGGCCCTCTTCGATGCGAGCCTCGCCACCCGCCTCACCACCGAACCCGTCCACCCGCGGGTCGGATCGGTCGCGAACGACGATCCGTCTTGTCTCGAACGCGTGGCTCCGCCGCCCCGACAAGTCTCGCTGTTTTGAGCAGGCGGGACGGCTAGCATGCCGGCCATGGCGTCGGGTGAGCAGGGGGCATGGCGGCGACCGCTGCGGCGGTTGCTGCTGACCGGCGTCGTCCTGCTCTACATCCTCTCCATCCCCTGGTATCGGGAGAGCGGGGCCGAGCCGGCGATCTGGTTCGGCTTGCCGGACTGGGTGGCCGTCGCGATCGGCTGCTACGTGGGCGCCGCGATCTTGAACGCCAGCGCCTGGATGCTGTCCGACCTGCGCGACCCGGGGGAGGGCGAGACCGAGGAGTCGTCCGCTTGAGCTTCGGAGCGCTCGGCCTGGTCGCGCTCGGGGGCTACCTGGTGCTGCTGCTCGGGATTGCCGAGCTGGCGCGTCGCTCCCGTCGCGAGCACAGCGCTGCCGATCACTTCCTGGCGGGCCGCGAACTCGGCGTGCTGGTGCTCTTCCTGACCCTCTACGCGACGGGCTACAGCGGCAACTCGCTGCTCGGGTACCCGGGCGAAGCCTATCGACGCGGCTTCTCCTGGATCATGGCCACCGGCTTCATGATGTCGATCGCGGTCGTGTTCCAGGTGTTCGCGCCGAAGTTCCGCCCGATCGCGGCCCGCGAACACTTCGTCTCGCCCGGCGACTGGGTGCGCTACCGCTTCGGCGGCGAGCGCTGGGGACGCGAGCTACGGATCGCCGTCGCGGTGCTGATGACGATCGCCCTCGCCAACTTCCTCTTCGCCCAGTTGAAAGCGCTCGGGTTGATGGCGGAGCAGGTGACGGAAGGCCTCGTTTCCTACGAGGTGGGCGTCTGCGTGCTCGCCGGCGTGATCCTCGCCTACGAGACGGTCGGTGGCATGCGCGCCGTCGCGTGGACCGACGCCGGCCAGTCCATTCTCATGATGGTGGGCCTCACGGCACTCGTCGTATGGCTCGTCGGCGATGTCGGTGGGCTCGAAGCGCTGACCCGGAGCATCCTCGAGATCCGCCCGGCGGCCGCCGTGGTGCCCGACGCGGTCGAGTGCGCCAACTGGGCGAGCAGCATCGCGTTGCTCGGCCTGGCGAGCGCCGTCTATCCCCAGGTGATCCAGCGCGTCTACGCGGCGCGCAGCGGCGCGGCGCTCAAACGCTCGTTCGCACTGATGACCTTCATGCCGCTGACCACCACGACGGTGGTCACCCTGATCGGCGTCGCCGCGATCCCGCGCTTCGCCGAGCTCGGCGGGGTCGAAGCCGACCGGGTGATGCCGCTCCTGCTGGGCGGGTGGGCCGAGCTCGGGGCGCTGGCGTCGGTGGCGGCGATCCTGGTCTTTCTCGGCGCCCTGGCGGCGATCATGTCGACGGCCGACTCGGTGCTGCTGAGTCTCGGCTCGGTCGTCGCCGAGGACCTGCTCGGAGAGCAGCACGGCGCGCGCGACACGGCGGTGCTCGGCAAGCGCATCGCTGCGGTCACGATGGTGGCGATGGCTGCGCTCGCCCTGGTGGCCCGCGACGTCACTCTCTGGGGTCTGATCGAGCTGAAGATGGAGCTCTTGATCCAATGCGTGCCGGCCTTCCTGATCGGCGTGCAGTGGACCCGCTTGCGCGGCGGGCCCCTCTTGCTCGGCCTCCTCGTGGGCAGCGCGATCGCCGTGGGGATCGGGCTCGGTCTGGGCGTGAAGCGCATCGGCGGCGTCCACGTCGGCGTGATCGGCCTGGGCGTGAACGCGGTGATCG
It contains:
- a CDS encoding sodium:solute symporter family protein, coding for MSFGALGLVALGGYLVLLLGIAELARRSRREHSAADHFLAGRELGVLVLFLTLYATGYSGNSLLGYPGEAYRRGFSWIMATGFMMSIAVVFQVFAPKFRPIAAREHFVSPGDWVRYRFGGERWGRELRIAVAVLMTIALANFLFAQLKALGLMAEQVTEGLVSYEVGVCVLAGVILAYETVGGMRAVAWTDAGQSILMMVGLTALVVWLVGDVGGLEALTRSILEIRPAAAVVPDAVECANWASSIALLGLASAVYPQVIQRVYAARSGAALKRSFALMTFMPLTTTTVVTLIGVAAIPRFAELGGVEADRVMPLLLGGWAELGALASVAAILVFLGALAAIMSTADSVLLSLGSVVAEDLLGEQHGARDTAVLGKRIAAVTMVAMAALALVARDVTLWGLIELKMELLIQCVPAFLIGVQWTRLRGGPLLLGLLVGSAIAVGIGLGLGVKRIGGVHVGVIGLGVNAVIACAGSWWARDERAAT